A window from Candidatus Nitrospira neomarina encodes these proteins:
- a CDS encoding uracil-DNA glycosylase produces the protein MTPFTLLQKTITDCTTCQRLTTYRQAIAKEKVKRFRDWEYWGRPISGFGDPRAQVFVVGLAPAAHGGNRTGRVFTGDRSGDWLYEALHAFGFANQPESTHREDGLTLKDCYIAAVVRCAPPANKPTKAEFAACRPYLQEELRLLRRVKVVVALGKIAFDEYLRTCQSLGWQVPSPRPKFSHGAQYALDWGVTLVGSYHPSQQNTFTGTLTRPMFHGIFSTVRKLLAQS, from the coding sequence ATGACCCCGTTCACGCTTCTTCAGAAGACCATAACGGACTGTACGACCTGTCAACGATTGACGACATATCGTCAGGCCATTGCTAAGGAAAAGGTCAAACGTTTTCGTGATTGGGAATACTGGGGAAGGCCCATTTCCGGATTCGGCGATCCCAGGGCTCAGGTCTTCGTGGTGGGTTTGGCCCCTGCGGCCCATGGAGGAAACCGCACGGGACGGGTATTTACCGGTGATCGGAGCGGAGACTGGTTGTATGAAGCGCTGCACGCTTTCGGGTTTGCCAACCAGCCGGAGTCGACCCATCGGGAGGATGGGCTCACGCTGAAGGATTGTTATATCGCGGCGGTGGTACGGTGTGCCCCTCCGGCCAATAAACCCACAAAGGCCGAATTCGCCGCCTGCCGTCCCTATTTACAGGAAGAATTACGATTATTGCGGCGGGTCAAAGTTGTTGTGGCGCTTGGGAAGATCGCCTTTGATGAATACTTGCGGACCTGCCAGAGCCTGGGTTGGCAGGTGCCTTCACCCAGACCGAAATTTAGCCATGGGGCTCAATATGCCTTAGACTGGGGTGTGACCTTGGTCGGGTCTTACCATCCCAGTCAGCAAAATACTTTTACGGGTACCCTCACCCGTCCGATGTTTCACGGGATATTTAGCACCGTCCGCAAGCTGCTCGCACAATCCTGA
- a CDS encoding ATP-binding protein: MRSLGTPSSSHSFIELRRQQVHQLFSLVPMAILASIINCGLVAFILLDVIPTKIVSGWIIGIVGINVLWSGLVLAYRRASKPLAHPRTWLAWFVAGNGASGLIWGMAGIALYPPSSPSHQMFLALVLGGMAAGSTAVHAAYFPAFLAYSLPTTLPLTYQFFAQGDPPHQAVGIMGFTFLAVITVTAYRNFFLVKNTLTLEKENFQLIHQLEQAHSQAETLNRSLSQEIQTRKEIEKELLHHKDHLESLVGIRTADLQKSEARYRMVVEKISDVIWVMDLEASRFSYISPSLERLLGYSGYALNTLSPETILTPASMVTLREAIQHERAHHQSPTHEPNQSFLLILEHQHHNGSSVWAEVRGSLLLDKNNLPIGITGVTRDVTERKQIEEEKQRLEAQLLRSQKLESVGNLAGGIAHDFNNFLTTILGNITLTKQILPFSKERQSYLERAERAALHAKHLTHQLLTFSKGGDPIKKPVALSELMKESSELALSGSSLICQTWADPNLWIVEADPGQINQVMQNLLMNAIHAMPHGGSITIRAENIQLSDPDVRSPLPLSAGPYVKVSITDEGIGIAEDHLPKIFEPYFTTKSAGQGLGLASTYAIIKKHAGHVTVESQVGGGTTFTLYFPASPQATSSPKSLNLGIRRGQGKILVMDDEESIRVMAREMLSHCGYEVMIAKDGEEAVALYQEAMETQTPFLLVILDLTVPGKLGGMGTLARLQKLDSQVKALVSSGYSNDPIMANYASHGFVGVITKPYSLIELSNMVHQRLWRQSPLATGQTPSGPPGRMSSISPSSH; encoded by the coding sequence ATGAGATCCTTAGGAACCCCTTCCTCTTCTCATTCGTTCATCGAACTTCGTCGTCAACAAGTTCATCAACTGTTTTCCCTAGTCCCGATGGCCATTCTGGCCTCCATCATTAATTGTGGGCTGGTTGCATTTATTCTCCTGGATGTCATTCCGACCAAGATCGTGTCGGGATGGATCATCGGCATTGTGGGGATTAATGTTCTCTGGTCAGGTTTGGTCCTGGCCTATCGCCGCGCATCGAAACCTCTGGCACATCCCCGTACATGGTTGGCCTGGTTTGTTGCCGGCAATGGTGCCTCCGGACTGATCTGGGGCATGGCCGGCATTGCACTCTACCCCCCTTCTTCACCAAGTCACCAAATGTTTTTAGCCCTGGTGCTGGGAGGAATGGCGGCGGGCTCAACCGCCGTCCATGCAGCCTATTTCCCTGCTTTTTTGGCCTATAGTCTTCCCACGACCTTGCCTCTCACATACCAATTTTTCGCGCAGGGTGACCCTCCCCATCAAGCCGTGGGAATCATGGGTTTCACCTTTCTCGCGGTAATTACGGTCACCGCCTACCGAAATTTTTTCCTGGTAAAAAATACTCTCACATTGGAAAAAGAGAATTTTCAATTAATCCACCAATTGGAACAGGCCCACTCTCAGGCCGAAACGCTCAATCGTTCATTAAGTCAGGAAATCCAAACTCGCAAGGAAATCGAAAAGGAACTCCTTCATCACAAAGACCATCTTGAATCGCTTGTGGGAATTCGGACTGCCGATTTACAAAAGTCCGAAGCCAGGTATCGAATGGTGGTCGAAAAAATATCGGATGTCATTTGGGTCATGGACTTGGAGGCATCGAGGTTTTCCTACATCAGCCCCTCTCTGGAACGGTTGTTGGGATATTCAGGATATGCCCTGAACACGCTTTCGCCAGAGACCATTCTGACCCCGGCTTCCATGGTCACTCTGAGGGAGGCCATTCAACACGAACGCGCTCATCACCAATCCCCCACTCATGAGCCAAATCAGTCGTTCTTGCTCATCTTGGAACATCAACATCACAATGGATCTTCAGTCTGGGCGGAAGTGCGGGGAAGCCTCCTGCTCGACAAAAACAATCTCCCTATAGGCATTACGGGAGTCACCAGAGATGTGACAGAACGCAAACAAATTGAAGAGGAAAAACAGCGCCTGGAAGCCCAATTACTTCGTTCCCAAAAATTGGAATCGGTGGGGAATCTCGCCGGGGGCATCGCCCATGATTTCAACAATTTCCTGACGACGATCCTGGGGAATATTACTCTGACCAAACAAATCCTGCCTTTTTCCAAGGAACGCCAGTCCTACTTAGAACGAGCTGAACGTGCGGCTCTCCACGCCAAACACCTCACGCACCAATTGCTCACCTTCTCGAAGGGCGGCGATCCCATTAAGAAACCGGTGGCCTTATCCGAATTGATGAAGGAATCTTCCGAACTGGCTCTTTCCGGGTCATCGCTTATTTGCCAAACTTGGGCTGATCCAAACCTTTGGATCGTTGAAGCCGACCCAGGGCAAATCAATCAGGTGATGCAAAATCTCCTCATGAATGCCATCCATGCGATGCCTCACGGAGGATCCATCACCATTCGCGCCGAAAACATCCAATTGTCCGATCCGGACGTCAGAAGTCCTCTGCCTCTTTCTGCCGGTCCGTATGTGAAAGTCTCCATCACCGACGAGGGGATCGGGATCGCCGAAGATCATTTGCCAAAAATCTTTGAGCCATACTTTACGACAAAGTCGGCGGGACAGGGATTGGGCTTGGCTTCCACCTATGCCATTATAAAAAAACATGCCGGTCATGTGACCGTGGAATCCCAGGTCGGCGGAGGCACCACCTTCACACTCTACTTTCCTGCATCTCCCCAGGCCACCTCATCGCCCAAATCCTTGAACCTGGGCATTCGTCGGGGACAAGGAAAAATTTTAGTCATGGATGATGAAGAATCTATTCGAGTCATGGCACGGGAAATGTTATCGCATTGTGGATATGAAGTGATGATCGCAAAGGATGGAGAGGAAGCGGTGGCCCTTTATCAAGAAGCCATGGAGACTCAAACGCCTTTTCTCCTGGTGATCTTAGACTTAACGGTGCCGGGAAAACTTGGCGGTATGGGAACCTTGGCACGGTTGCAAAAACTTGACTCACAGGTCAAGGCACTCGTCTCCAGCGGATATTCCAATGATCCAATCATGGCCAATTATGCCTCCCATGGATTCGTCGGGGTCATAACCAAGCCCTATTCGCTGATCGAACTGAGCAACATGGTGCACCAAAGACTCTGGCGTCAGTCTCCCCTCGCAACCGGACAAACCCCTTCCGGCCCCCCAGGGCGGATGTCCTCTATCTCCCCTTCCTCTCATTAA
- a CDS encoding glycerate kinase type-2 family protein — translation MSLSHLKKTRVIVQQANPAAKRILKSLIDAAMEACDPALAIANTLHLTKNRLQAHDLHYDLTHYGRIVCVGAGKASARMAIALEHMLGDRLEGGMVIVPDGHDTPCDKIRMCNAAHPTPDGRGVKATKQLQALTQSLSQHDLLIVLLSGGASSLLCAPSMGLSLAAKRRTTELLLQSGATIHEINVVRKHLSAIKGGQLAQSTPATILTLIMSDVLGDDLSTIGSGPTVTDPSTFQDAIDILQHYSIWRKVPEAIQRHLQQGLNKSLRAPKKPTRRQSLRNRHIVLANNRQALEGVAKTAKRLGIKPFILPYPLQGEAKEIGSILGGLARDLLEFGNPVHPPACLIAGGEPTVTVKGKGRGGRAQECVLAAAQELAGLTNVFVAGFGTDGTDGPTDAAGAVVDGKTVQRAKKKGLSIEHALHEHDSYTFFQQISGHIMTGPTGTNVNDIYLIIAM, via the coding sequence ATGTCATTATCACACCTTAAAAAAACACGCGTCATCGTCCAACAGGCCAATCCGGCTGCGAAACGAATATTGAAATCTCTTATTGATGCGGCCATGGAGGCGTGCGATCCTGCTCTCGCCATCGCAAATACCCTCCATCTCACCAAGAATCGGCTTCAGGCTCATGATCTCCACTACGATCTGACTCACTATGGTCGCATCGTCTGCGTCGGAGCGGGAAAAGCCTCTGCACGGATGGCGATAGCCCTGGAACACATGCTCGGAGATCGGCTTGAAGGCGGAATGGTCATTGTCCCGGACGGACACGATACCCCATGCGACAAAATTCGCATGTGTAATGCCGCACATCCGACGCCGGACGGACGAGGAGTCAAAGCCACAAAACAACTCCAGGCCTTGACTCAATCGCTTTCGCAACATGACTTGTTGATTGTTCTACTTTCAGGTGGAGCTTCAAGCCTGCTCTGCGCGCCATCCATGGGCCTCTCCTTAGCTGCCAAACGACGGACCACCGAATTACTCCTGCAATCCGGAGCCACCATTCATGAGATAAATGTTGTCCGAAAACATTTGTCCGCCATCAAAGGTGGACAATTAGCCCAATCCACACCGGCGACGATCCTGACCTTGATCATGTCTGATGTTTTAGGAGATGACCTCTCCACCATTGGATCCGGGCCGACAGTCACAGATCCCTCCACGTTCCAGGATGCCATAGACATTCTTCAACACTATTCGATTTGGCGTAAAGTACCTGAAGCCATACAACGCCACTTACAACAAGGTCTTAACAAGTCCCTTCGGGCACCCAAAAAACCAACAAGGAGGCAGTCGTTACGAAATCGGCATATTGTTCTTGCCAACAACCGCCAGGCCCTCGAAGGCGTGGCCAAAACTGCCAAGCGGTTAGGAATCAAACCCTTCATTCTCCCCTATCCCCTGCAAGGGGAAGCAAAGGAGATCGGCAGCATCCTGGGAGGTTTAGCCAGGGATCTGCTCGAATTCGGCAATCCGGTTCATCCACCAGCCTGTCTTATCGCCGGAGGAGAACCGACGGTCACTGTGAAGGGAAAAGGCCGAGGTGGGCGGGCACAAGAATGCGTTCTGGCCGCAGCTCAGGAACTGGCTGGACTCACGAATGTATTTGTGGCAGGGTTTGGCACTGACGGGACCGATGGACCAACCGATGCGGCCGGTGCGGTCGTCGACGGGAAGACGGTTCAGCGGGCCAAGAAGAAAGGGCTCTCAATTGAGCACGCGTTACATGAACATGACAGCTATACCTTCTTCCAACAGATCAGCGGCCACATCATGACCGGCCCAACGGGAACGAACGTAAACGACATTTATCTGATCATCGCCATGTAG
- a CDS encoding MazG nucleotide pyrophosphohydrolase domain-containing protein, translating to MNDAQRMVQEFHKQFEIHVSPTPSIPDEPTQILRKRLIQEEFDELQEAMREKDLSSIAKELADLLYVVYGTAVSLGIDMEPVFREVHRSNMSKVGGHKREDGKWVKPPTYSPAQLDDLLAAQTGSGESL from the coding sequence TTGAACGACGCGCAACGCATGGTCCAAGAATTCCACAAACAATTCGAGATCCACGTGTCTCCTACTCCCTCTATCCCGGATGAACCGACCCAAATTCTTCGGAAACGTCTCATCCAGGAGGAATTCGATGAACTGCAGGAAGCCATGCGGGAAAAAGACTTATCGTCTATTGCGAAGGAACTTGCTGATTTATTGTATGTCGTCTATGGCACGGCCGTATCCCTTGGCATTGACATGGAACCGGTCTTCCGGGAAGTCCATCGATCGAACATGAGTAAAGTCGGCGGACACAAACGGGAAGACGGCAAATGGGTCAAACCCCCAACATACTCCCCAGCCCAACTTGATGATCTGTTAGCCGCACAAACGGGTTCCGGTGAATCCCTTTAA
- a CDS encoding LemA family protein, translating into MKRILKSLVLGLLVLTLFLSGCGYNDLQGLDEETNAAWSEVLNQYQRRADLIPNLVATVKAYAAHEKDTLEGVTQARSQVAGMTLTPEALKDPGVFQKFQEAQQGLSSALSRLMVVVEKYPDLKANENFRDLQSQLEGTENRITVARKRYIDKVAEFNKGVRFFPTNLTAKYLLGLEVKPSFTVADEKAVATPPEVKF; encoded by the coding sequence ATGAAAAGAATTCTCAAGAGCCTTGTGCTTGGATTACTCGTCTTAACCTTGTTCCTGAGCGGATGCGGCTATAATGACCTCCAAGGGCTGGACGAAGAAACGAATGCCGCCTGGAGCGAAGTCTTAAACCAATACCAGCGCCGGGCCGATTTAATTCCTAATCTTGTGGCGACGGTTAAAGCGTATGCGGCTCACGAAAAAGACACGTTAGAGGGAGTAACCCAAGCCCGCTCTCAAGTCGCCGGGATGACACTGACCCCGGAAGCCTTAAAAGACCCGGGTGTATTTCAGAAATTTCAGGAAGCCCAGCAAGGACTCTCATCCGCCCTTTCCCGCCTGATGGTCGTCGTGGAAAAATATCCTGATCTGAAAGCCAACGAAAATTTTCGTGATCTCCAAAGCCAACTGGAAGGCACGGAAAATCGCATCACGGTGGCCCGTAAGCGCTATATCGACAAGGTCGCGGAATTCAATAAGGGCGTTCGATTTTTTCCGACAAATCTGACCGCCAAATATCTCCTGGGACTTGAGGTAAAACCAAGCTTCACCGTCGCTGATGAAAAGGCCGTGGCGACCCCTCCCGAGGTGAAGTTCTAA
- a CDS encoding TPM domain-containing protein: MMRPRPGLDPHRLAWLGLLSIFFLASSGWSLDVPPLTGRVVDQAHLLSPSAISDLNAALAAHESKTSNQVAVLTIASLEGHPLEEFSHQVATAWALGQKGTDNGILFLIALQEKKVRIEVGYGLEGTLTDAKSSRIIRHEVVPRFRAGDFSGGIIAGTHAILGTIDGTYTNTTSSADNNAGHVGLWEIFGLAVAVGTVVGLFLGSRRRVNGSVIGMLLSFLVAFPAALWLGMLASVATSLLVGLFNSVGGPSTRHPLGYGSNFGWPRQSWPMGGSGGFGGGSGGFGGGGGGFGGGGASGSW; this comes from the coding sequence ATGATGAGGCCAAGACCAGGGCTGGACCCTCACCGGTTAGCCTGGTTGGGACTCCTGAGTATCTTCTTCCTGGCATCGTCCGGGTGGAGCCTGGATGTTCCTCCCCTCACCGGTCGGGTGGTAGACCAGGCCCATCTTCTTTCACCTTCTGCCATTTCCGATCTGAACGCGGCCCTGGCCGCCCATGAATCCAAAACCTCGAACCAGGTGGCCGTTCTCACAATTGCGTCGCTGGAAGGTCATCCCCTGGAAGAGTTTTCTCATCAAGTGGCAACAGCCTGGGCACTTGGCCAAAAGGGTACAGACAACGGCATCCTGTTCCTGATTGCCCTGCAAGAAAAAAAGGTTCGCATTGAGGTCGGGTATGGGTTGGAAGGCACATTGACCGATGCCAAAAGTTCCCGAATCATACGACATGAGGTGGTTCCACGTTTTCGGGCTGGGGATTTCTCCGGAGGCATCATTGCCGGCACTCACGCCATCCTCGGAACGATTGATGGGACGTACACGAACACGACATCCTCCGCTGACAATAATGCTGGACACGTTGGACTTTGGGAAATTTTTGGCTTGGCGGTCGCAGTGGGGACTGTGGTCGGGTTATTTTTAGGTTCACGACGACGTGTGAATGGGAGTGTCATCGGCATGCTCCTTTCGTTTTTAGTTGCCTTTCCTGCGGCTCTCTGGCTGGGTATGCTCGCCAGTGTTGCAACCTCTCTTCTTGTTGGTTTGTTCAATAGCGTCGGTGGTCCATCGACTCGACACCCATTGGGATATGGCTCAAATTTCGGGTGGCCTCGACAGTCTTGGCCAATGGGAGGATCGGGAGGGTTTGGCGGCGGAAGCGGTGGATTTGGGGGAGGAGGAGGCGGCTTCGGTGGTGGTGGTGCCTCGGGAAGCTGGTAA
- a CDS encoding TPM domain-containing protein: MTMAFSDQDQERIRQSIRETERHTRGEIVPMIIERSARYRETQYRAGAGCALFTLSALLTIQWEWMSWGWHATNAGWLLLAVMAAYGLGFWLGTFDPVIRILTSNERMAYKASLRAHQAFLEHGLHRTELGTGVLILISLLEHRIEILTDRAILDRVPPETWKNMLALIQDGFHKGNPVESLCQAITLCGEVLGEYFPAGPTGPNPNELPNDLISG; this comes from the coding sequence ATGACGATGGCTTTTTCAGACCAGGATCAGGAACGTATTCGACAAAGCATCCGGGAGACTGAACGCCATACCCGTGGAGAAATTGTTCCCATGATTATTGAACGCTCAGCCCGATACCGTGAGACGCAATATCGGGCCGGAGCAGGCTGTGCCTTATTCACCCTTAGTGCCCTGTTAACGATTCAATGGGAATGGATGTCCTGGGGGTGGCATGCCACCAATGCCGGTTGGCTCCTACTGGCAGTCATGGCGGCCTATGGACTCGGATTCTGGTTGGGAACATTCGACCCGGTGATTCGGATCCTCACCTCAAACGAACGAATGGCCTATAAAGCGAGCCTCCGCGCCCATCAGGCATTTCTGGAACATGGTCTGCATCGAACGGAACTTGGAACAGGCGTGCTGATTCTCATATCGTTACTCGAACACCGGATTGAGATTCTGACAGACCGCGCTATCCTGGATCGGGTTCCCCCGGAGACCTGGAAGAATATGCTGGCATTGATTCAGGATGGCTTTCACAAAGGGAACCCCGTGGAGTCGTTGTGTCAGGCCATTACTTTATGCGGGGAGGTCTTAGGTGAATATTTCCCGGCAGGTCCCACCGGTCCCAATCCCAATGAGCTCCCGAACGACCTGATTTCAGGTTAA
- the panC gene encoding pantoate--beta-alanine ligase has translation MRVIHSVRNLHSWRRKQESLDGPIGFVPTMGALHEGHLSLMQRARKHCGTVVVSVFVNPLQFGEAEDLSRYPRSFHADRRLCREAGVDLLFAPPPEAFYPENFQTTVTVNRLTRRWEGEARPTHFQGVTTVVTKLFCLVRPHRVYFGQKDYQQSLVVNQLIHDLNWDMRMVLCPTVRESDGLAVSSRNRHLSANQRVQAGLLSKALREGGDAIKAGVRNVRTVQSRMEKILRSDPDVHPEYLAICNSRNLEPLTQVRGTVVILGAVRLGNIRLIDNLLVRCPPSHS, from the coding sequence ATGCGCGTCATTCATTCTGTTCGAAATCTGCATAGCTGGAGAAGAAAACAGGAGTCGCTAGACGGCCCAATCGGGTTTGTCCCCACGATGGGTGCCTTGCATGAGGGACATCTCTCGTTAATGCAGCGCGCCCGAAAACACTGTGGGACCGTCGTGGTCAGTGTGTTTGTGAATCCGCTCCAGTTCGGGGAAGCTGAAGATTTAAGCCGCTATCCCCGGAGTTTTCACGCCGACCGGCGTTTGTGCCGGGAGGCGGGTGTCGATCTCCTCTTTGCTCCTCCTCCAGAAGCATTCTACCCGGAAAATTTTCAAACAACTGTCACGGTGAATCGTCTCACGCGACGCTGGGAGGGTGAAGCCCGACCGACCCATTTTCAGGGCGTGACGACGGTCGTGACGAAATTATTTTGTCTGGTTCGTCCCCATCGCGTCTATTTCGGACAAAAGGATTATCAGCAATCCCTAGTGGTGAACCAGCTCATACATGATCTCAACTGGGATATGCGAATGGTCCTCTGTCCAACGGTGCGGGAATCCGATGGGCTAGCCGTCAGTTCCCGTAACCGGCACCTTTCAGCCAATCAACGAGTGCAAGCCGGGCTCTTATCGAAGGCGTTACGCGAAGGGGGCGATGCCATTAAGGCCGGAGTCCGGAATGTTCGAACGGTACAATCCCGGATGGAAAAGATTTTACGCAGCGACCCCGATGTGCATCCGGAGTATCTGGCAATTTGCAATTCCAGGAATCTGGAACCACTGACTCAGGTGCGTGGAACGGTTGTCATCTTAGGAGCCGTCAGACTGGGGAACATTCGGTTGATTGATAATCTGCTGGTCCGCTGTCCCCCATCACACAGTTAA
- the folK gene encoding 2-amino-4-hydroxy-6-hydroxymethyldihydropteridine diphosphokinase, with protein MAQEIVFIAFGSNAGNRQELCDRAVALMNLLPLSRVTGVSSYYESEPIDPQGILGPTWFYNGVVRLETTIRAQRLLDILQETERALGRDEDNRRGPRTMDFDIIFFGQQVIEQPGLTVPHPRLHQRRFVLEPLVEVDPDWTHPVLHRSAKELLESLTDTSQVNKLDVIPGAKYGSRQACSGPST; from the coding sequence ATGGCTCAAGAAATCGTGTTTATCGCTTTTGGCTCTAACGCAGGAAATCGCCAGGAATTGTGCGACCGGGCGGTGGCCCTGATGAATCTGCTCCCTCTTTCTCGTGTCACCGGAGTCTCCTCGTATTACGAGTCCGAACCGATCGATCCACAGGGAATATTGGGACCCACCTGGTTTTACAATGGTGTGGTGAGGCTGGAAACCACAATCAGGGCTCAACGACTTCTGGATATTCTTCAAGAAACCGAACGCGCGTTGGGCCGTGATGAAGACAATCGTCGCGGTCCACGCACGATGGATTTTGACATTATATTTTTTGGGCAACAGGTGATTGAGCAACCAGGACTCACCGTTCCCCATCCGCGGCTCCACCAAAGACGATTTGTGCTGGAACCGCTTGTGGAAGTAGATCCGGATTGGACTCATCCGGTCCTTCATCGTTCGGCGAAAGAGTTGTTAGAGTCTCTGACAGATACCAGTCAGGTTAACAAGTTGGATGTCATTCCCGGGGCGAAGTATGGCTCCCGACAGGCCTGCTCCGGGCCTTCCACTTGA
- a CDS encoding LL-diaminopimelate aminotransferase, producing the protein MAGFPIQYAERIRTLPPYLFAAIDDMKRKAIERGMDIINLGIGDPDLPTPEPIIESLRRAAGNPKHHQYPSYDGMLSFRTAVADWYQRRFGVTLDPKTEVVTLIGSKEGIGHVPLAFIDPGDIVLVPSPGYPVYPVATSFAGGISYTMPLTKENGFLPDLSAIPKDIAQKAKMMFLNSPNNPTSVVASKEFFKKVTDFAQEHQIIVCHDAAYSEIYYDGKRPASFLEAAGAKDVGVEFHSLSKTYNMTGWRIGFAVGRKEVIAGLGKVKTNIDSGVFQAIQEAGMTALQLDDSVTEGLRTIYQERRDVLVPGLKSMGLVLDSPPAAFYVWIGVPKGFTSASFTAHLIEKAGIVTTPGNGFGDPGEGYIRMTVTTTKDKLAEAVERMKKIGW; encoded by the coding sequence ATGGCAGGGTTTCCTATTCAGTATGCAGAGAGAATCCGCACGCTCCCCCCCTACTTATTCGCCGCCATCGATGACATGAAGCGCAAGGCCATCGAGCGTGGCATGGATATCATCAATTTAGGGATAGGTGATCCTGATTTGCCGACACCTGAACCGATCATTGAATCATTACGACGTGCGGCGGGGAATCCCAAGCATCATCAGTACCCTTCGTATGATGGCATGTTGTCATTTCGGACTGCGGTCGCCGATTGGTATCAACGTCGGTTTGGCGTAACCCTGGACCCCAAAACAGAAGTTGTGACGCTGATCGGGTCAAAAGAAGGCATCGGTCATGTTCCGTTGGCCTTTATCGACCCGGGGGATATCGTGTTGGTTCCGAGCCCCGGATATCCGGTGTACCCCGTCGCAACCAGTTTTGCCGGGGGAATTTCCTACACCATGCCGTTGACCAAAGAGAATGGGTTTTTGCCTGACCTGTCTGCCATTCCCAAGGATATTGCCCAAAAAGCCAAAATGATGTTTCTCAACTCCCCGAATAATCCTACGTCGGTGGTGGCGAGCAAGGAATTTTTTAAAAAAGTGACGGATTTTGCGCAAGAGCACCAGATTATTGTCTGCCATGACGCGGCCTATTCCGAAATTTATTATGACGGCAAACGGCCGGCGAGCTTTCTGGAAGCGGCGGGCGCAAAAGACGTGGGGGTGGAATTTCACTCGCTGTCCAAAACGTACAATATGACCGGTTGGCGCATCGGGTTCGCTGTGGGGCGAAAGGAAGTCATCGCGGGTTTGGGGAAGGTCAAAACCAATATTGATTCCGGCGTGTTTCAAGCGATTCAGGAAGCAGGCATGACCGCATTGCAACTGGATGATTCGGTGACGGAAGGCTTGCGAACGATTTATCAGGAACGGCGGGATGTTCTGGTGCCAGGCTTGAAAAGCATGGGATTGGTACTGGATTCGCCTCCGGCGGCGTTTTACGTCTGGATCGGTGTGCCGAAAGGCTTTACCTCGGCGTCTTTCACGGCGCATCTTATTGAGAAAGCCGGAATTGTGACCACGCCGGGCAATGGATTTGGGGATCCGGGAGAAGGCTATATCCGGATGACGGTCACGACCACAAAAGACAAATTAGCAGAAGCGGTAGAGCGAATGAAAAAGATCGGCTGGTAA
- a CDS encoding type 1 glutamine amidotransferase, protein MKVAICLQHVLFEGPGVFRQALGTRGYAVRNVVVPSEGLPADPGDFLLIMGGPMSVNDRDPWIEAERQFVQMALARDIPVLGICFGAQLLAKALGGSVEPGPKFEIGMGSVSLTDMGQIDPILRAMPQDFLVFQWHGEGITLPPGSTHLMTSADFPVQAFRMSDRSYGLLFHLELEEPGIVALCRECPQDVQRGGMTAESIQVRSRPHLPRLHQLADRFMEHLVRTG, encoded by the coding sequence ATGAAGGTTGCCATCTGCCTCCAGCATGTCTTGTTTGAAGGTCCTGGCGTCTTTCGTCAGGCTCTAGGAACTCGCGGGTATGCCGTCAGAAATGTGGTCGTCCCTTCAGAGGGGTTGCCTGCAGATCCAGGGGATTTTCTGCTCATCATGGGAGGGCCGATGTCCGTTAATGATCGTGATCCGTGGATTGAGGCCGAACGCCAATTTGTACAGATGGCTCTCGCACGTGATATTCCGGTCCTGGGCATTTGTTTCGGCGCGCAGTTGCTGGCCAAAGCGTTGGGTGGTTCGGTGGAACCGGGTCCGAAGTTTGAAATTGGCATGGGTTCCGTGTCCCTGACCGACATGGGACAGATCGATCCCATCTTGCGTGCCATGCCTCAGGACTTTCTCGTGTTTCAATGGCACGGGGAAGGGATCACCCTTCCTCCGGGAAGCACGCATCTGATGACTTCTGCTGATTTTCCCGTTCAAGCATTCCGGATGTCGGATCGATCGTATGGCCTCCTGTTTCACCTGGAACTGGAGGAACCGGGAATTGTGGCCTTGTGCCGTGAATGTCCGCAGGATGTTCAACGAGGGGGGATGACAGCAGAGTCTATTCAAGTCCGGTCGCGACCTCATCTACCCAGGCTTCATCAATTGGCTGATCGTTTCATGGAACATTTGGTTCGGACAGGGTGA